In Magallana gigas chromosome 1, xbMagGiga1.1, whole genome shotgun sequence, the sequence GgaacaaaaatattatgaaaatcaCTTACCTGGGGCCTTGCGAAGTTTATACCTGAACAACTAGTAActgaaaacaatatttgatctgGCCACATCGAGGGCATAAAAAAAGATgaatctacaatttttttaaaagttcaacTGGCATAACTCTCACAAAAATCATCGGACCAGAACTTTATTCACACTTCCTCTGTACATTTTTCGGTAAATAATCTACATATGAAATATCAGCTTTACATATGAATCCCTTCAAAAGTTACAGAGCGACAACTcaaatttctcattttttccTAAGTTCAAGAGGAACAACTCTGTCAATGGACCGGAATCAAATTCTTACTCGTCCTGTATATTATAGTAAATGTCGTCCCATCCGACGTACGACTGATCTACATGCGGTGACGTCACCTGGCGGGACCCACAGACGACCTACAACCTTTACAGAGAAAGACGTCGACTTTATCTGATAGCAAATGCATCCGTGAGTTCGGGTTACCCACATTTTCTAATGTTAGTGGTAAAATTACTATACTGATAAAATACACCTATATATCAAATTTGAGAAGAAAGTGTGCCACGGTAAAGATAATGATCGGGAAGTGAATGTTGACGGGATGGCAAAACGGAATTACAGAAcggaaataaaaatattaacgaTGACACTGAATCTGGTTAACACCTTCCATGTACTGTTGTAATTCACTATCTGCTTTAATGGCCAAGTTATGTAGGAAACATACTCATTTTTAACCCTAACTACTGATTCAGGATAACGTTCACCAATCAAAATAAGTAGTTTACAATGTTTGGTCAAAAAAAAGaccaaggtcagtaaacatgggaAAATTAAATCTCAACTACTACCTTGGAAGTTAACAGTTATGGGATAATTATTATTTCCTAACCACCAtgcaccttttcaatatcaAGTCTCTAGTACTCTAGTACGATctaaaggtgtttttttttttttttaccaaaactaAAGGTTTCATAGTCATTTTCAACGATAGATGATcatcattacaatattttttcaaaccAAAATGAAACCTGATCAAATGCATGCAAGCGATTCCTCCCCAGGTCTATTTGAGAAAATTGCAACTAcagaatttttgatttttaaagaaaatctgtCGATTCTAGGACAACATCCGGACACCTATTATAGAAATTCGCCAGATCATCAAGCTGAGATTATTCTTCAACAATAAGGTAAAACATTATCTTATGaatgaaatgaagaaaaaaaattaaaaaaaatgtacaaaggaCAGGGCATGTGAGAATCCGTCATGATCACTCGGATCTTCTGAAGAGATCATATGCAAGTTTTATGGTATCCTACCTAAATGATCCTGCAGTATTTCTCACAGAAGATGAATATGCCAATCTCCACCCAGGAAGAAAGATACAGACCAGCTCTCTTACAAAAACACACGCCTTACACATCTTAACAATTCCAGAACAACAGCAAACTGAAGAATATAACGAATTAAATCAATTCACGAGTAGGTTTATTCATGAAACATGTATACCATCCACATCATGCTCTCACTTATCATCAGCATGGCTATTTTCCCTTGCTTAATCCACGGATGATACTCTCAAACAATACACACAAAGAACCATAACTCTTACTCACATCATACTTATACATTCATACACAAACAGTTACTTCCCTTAGATCATACAACTATACTACACAAACTAGTCAGGGAATCTTGGCAAAGTAAACCTTAACAGGGCTGCGCAGTATCCCTTGAGTATCGTAGGGTTCTGATGACTGGGGGCATTATGTACAGAAAACTTGAAGATGGGTGCTATTTAACCATTTGCCAGTCAGACCAAAGACGAGTTTATTGATGAACTAGAGTCAGGAAATGTCGACACTTGTCAGCTAAAAAAACCTGAACTTCAAGAGAAACTGAACAACACTATGCATGGTAATCAGAGAACCCCATCTCTCATGACAGATGATTTAAGTAAGTCTGCAAGCACTTTGCTGGGCCCTGGCTATGAAGTTCTTGGCGGTGAGCCTCTACACGACATAATCAATGTTATTCGAAACATCATTGCGGATTAACATGTAAACATGCATACAAGACACCTTCttttagtttatctatgaaaacatatacataGTTACACATAAAACCTATCGCGTAAGTCAACAAATAAggcaaaattattttctatcgGAGTTTTGTACCTTTCCAATATCAGGTCATGCAGTCTATAATGATCTTTAAATTTTCCGCTAAAATTTAAGGTTTCAAAgtcatttttgaaagatatcaGGCAGGGACGTGGTCgtcataacaatattttaatttttctactccagaatgaaactttATTTAAGGGATAGTATCTAGTACGgttctatgaaaaaaataaaattcaatttcttgCATTTGGATTAATAGTCCATGTCTAATGACACTGATatgttcaaaaataataaacaaagtgCTTAATTGAATTTTTGTCATCCACACAGAAATTCGGCTTTTTTAAGCTCTATTCACTAAGACCCCTGCTCGTAGACACACAGTGCGCAACACTGACCGCCGGTCATTTAGATTAAGATGTCGTCGGAGAAGAGATCAACAAGTGGGAGAATACAATCTTTAATCGATTCAGCCAGAAACGACCCAGGGGCCCGTTTGTTTCGAAATATAATCAAGGAAGAATAGCAATAGGTGGGCAGTATGATCGGTGGGTGGAACTTAAGGAGACTTTGCAGCTTAAATCACATACTGATGTTGCAGAGTACTTGCGTGATCGATAAGTTTGAAAAACCAAATTTTCGTaaaattgttgaataattatctGTGAGTAATAATGCTATAATAGTATAATAGTATAGAGAAAAAGAGaattaacaaactgtaaacACATAGGATATAGCGAATACAGTTGAAGCTGATTGAAAGGGGCCCATAGAGGGTAATCGTTAATAACAATCCAAGGAAAGAGAATGTGtctgtaaataaattttaagtgCATTATATATATGAGCACATAAACAAACCTTAACTTTAAACTCTAAATGCTCAATACGTCtgtatgtagttttttttaataactatttttttttctttttttgggggggggggttgaatggtttgggtttttttatggaAGGGGTGGGGTAAGTATGGTTTCATTAATtcattatacaaattaaaagttttactaATATATGAATTATGATTTTAGAAATGAGAACTTGGCATTAGAAAGCTCTGAAAAGAAAATGGGCGCACTTGTTTCATTAGCCGGGTCAAGCCGGATGATACTTCCGGAAGCGGGTAAGTTActtgtttcaaatatttctaaGCCGCCGGGCGATCAGAAAGTAGCCCGGATTGCCAGAAAAAATTCGAGCGGGCACATGGAAAACAACATGGCGGAAAACTGAGGTAAACGTCTTCTTGCACGTACAATATCCGTTTTATAATTGactaaaatagttttattttattaacattaacAGCTGATTAGCTGTGATACAACGGGTAATCTTTTCGGGCATTTTTTGTTTACGTTTAAACTATTAACGTTGCTTTTCTCTCTATTTTTGTGGAAGCTACATCTCAGTCTGTGTATTCTATGAACaaatagagaggttgagattttaaacgggtacgcgtacgtgtgttaaaactacacgtacacgtacacgtttttgtaatttatcagttgaAATTTCTTAACTTGTATGATATAAATTTGTACGTAAATCGACgcagttttgtgacatgaatttatttagttaattccaaataaatggtaaatttcttatcaattttcatgcaaatgaaggttaaaaatctatataatgtatcacaagaatacattcactcatcaataagattttatttgttgtaaaaagctacacgtttgtacttacgtgtagacgacactctacacgtttagagaacgtgtagaaaccatgtcgtcacaaaaactgatgacgtaatacgcgaagaatttaggtgattcccctagttcacgtacacgtacccgtttgaaatctcaacctctctattaatgcaagaaaagaaaactttgagtgcaattaattaatgaaatgttttcttgtaatattataaataattttcgcCTTTACATTTTGATAGATGGATGTTGAAACACGATTAAATCGTTGGAGGTGCTATATCTGTCAACAAAGAGCTCCAGTCCACTCCTTAGCTTCATTGGAATCGCAAGAAATCTCGAAAGCAACAGAAATTTATATAGACGGAGATTATAggtgaaaataattaatataatattttcaaaaaattaaggaaaacaataattatgtaaattagATACAAggttattaaattattaaagttaACAATTTATCCTACCGTTGAATCTCATTGGGTGATGATGtgcaaatatttattattgactATGAACAGCCTAGAGTATGGTAAACTTTGGGATATTTGTGTTTCAGGGTCTACCTGCGTTGTCCTTTGTGTAGCTCTTGTTTCCATGCAACTTGTGCTGAGTACGAAATAGAACTTTTCCTCACGAAGGAACTCTCAGGAACACTGTGTGAGAAGTGTGCTTGTGCAAAAAACTAAGGTATCTTAATTGAACAGCAAATATTAATTTACTTTTCACTTTAGtagaataaaaatttgttttgaggCAATATAACGTTATAAAATTTAGAGAACAACAGTATTTTGttctaaaaagaaataatttaaagattGTTAATTTATCCTAAATGATTAGTTAATTCCAATCTAATTTGTTCAATAGTCATACATGGTATCAAAGAcacataaaaaatgtacatattatttTAGATGTCTACAAGGAAACTTGTATCTGTCTCTGTGACAAGAAATGGTGTCACTACTAAAATTCCCTGTACCCAAGAAGTTGCAGACATGCTGATATCCAAGGAAATAGGTAATATAATGTGGGTGTTATGTTTCGTTGACATCTTTATATTATAACAAGAATGCATATAAGCTGATATAGCTACTGATATCCAACTTCAGAatcttttgttcatatttatcttttgaattttgaataaaattgcaacatttatatatatatgcatgcaacatatcttaaatatatgtacagCTGTATTTATCTAAACATCTTAAAAACATTTAACTGGATGTATGTTCATATAAATTTGCAGTTAAGGAAAATGAAGTCACCCAGATGGTGAATAATCTTTTTCCATCTTATCTTCATTTATGGGGCTGTATAGACTTTCTTTTTCAACAGATTCAAAGGTGAAAGAAATAATTGTAAATGAACTGATGTTATCTCCATCCACACCTCCATCTACTGGAGATATCAATGTTGCCTAGTCCTTCAACACCACCATTGCCTGGTCCTTCAACACCATCATTGCCTGGTCCTTCAAAACCATCATTGCCTGGTCCTTCAAAACCATCATTGCCTGGTCCCCAAACACCATCATTGCCTGGTCCTTCAGCACAGGATGAAGATACAAGTATGTGCAATCTTATTCatgtataaagaaataaattaaatcttgGTTTAAGGTACTTCAATACAcatagacttatactttttaagacactatgtcacaagatggcgatttaaatgtttttttaaactgtttgtatcaatcgatttagatgtatatcgtcatagctcagtggttaaagtatcaggcttgtgaaccgcagatcatgagttcgaatccgcctggggcttttgtcatgtttactgaatgaaatttttgaaaatataattttttatcaaaatttgcaatatttttcgcctatttgacatatatacttcttatccatcatgctctctatcataatcaagtaattttgtgctgatttgagaaactatttgaaggtgtagtgaagtaccttaagttggctcactacaccttgaaatattttctcaaaacaGCAAAAAATTACTTATTGTGTTATAGATATCATAGTGAATAAGAAGTATTATtaaagtcaaataggcaaaaaatgtgcaattttggatgaaaaattacattttcaaaaatttaattcagtaaacattaacaaaagctccaggtagattcgaactcatgatctgcggtttaGAAGCCCAATACTTCAACCACTgggctatgacgatatacaacccAGTCGAACgataaaaacagtttaacaaaacatttaaatcgccatcttgtgacgatgaagtgtcttaaaaagtataagtctaggtgtagtgagataccttaactgctggtttttttttatacaagatCATGTTATATTCTATAGACTGCTGTCTTACATTCAAactaaaaatcttaaaatttatgTACCCAGTGTCAGTTGGAATCTACATTTTTGGCTGATTTAAtaatacctgtacatgtatgaagactAATGACTACCAgtaattatcaaatgttttcAAGTGCATTCCGAAACATATTTTCCTTaatatttttagatgaaaagtGGGATGTGCAAAGCATAAAGCTGTTGAAAAAGTCATTTCATGATATAGAAAGGACTTCCAAACCTCTCAAGAACAAGTGGCAGAAGGTGGCGTCTGAGGTCAATAGAGTCGGAGGCTACAGTTTTTCAGCAGAAAAATGCAGACTAAAAATAAAGGAccttaaatcaaaatatgaacgtcagaagaaaaaaaacaacacttctGGTGAATCACCAGCTTCGGATGAAGATGATGAGGATTTCGATGTTTTTGAGAAAATACCGGATATGAAACCAAAAGCAGTTTTAGAATcgtcagaagaaaaaaaacaacacttctGGTGAATCACCAGCTTCGGATGAAGATGATGAGGATTTCGATGTTTTTGAGAAAATACCGGATATGAAACCAAAAGCAGTTTTAGAATCTGGAACTGGAACCTCAAAAAAAGGCCAGCTGCTGATGATTCATCTTCTGAAGAAACAGAGCCTCTACCAGGTAAATTTCCAGATATTCTATACCATCTTTAGTAAAAACATACAGTATCATGTAGTTCTCCCATACTCAATGTGAAATATTGAACAGGTGAAATTGCCTTTCTATCATATCATATactgaaaaatttaatgtaattattCATTTCTATTTAGTGAAAAAGAGAGTCCATCCGAAAAGATCTGCAGAGATTTTGCAAGTCATGTTAAAAGACCTGATGGAAAAACGAGAAGAAAAAGCAGAACAAAGACATCAGGAAAAACTTGCCACTGCAAACTCCCTCATAGAAGTCCTGAAAGAGTtggcaaaaaaataattttacaaggtCAATAATTTAAGTTACTGTACTACAGACAGTAGAAAACTTTATACACTTACTTTCTTGCCTTATGGTTAAACAATGTAATAAGCTAAGTCTTATTATAATGGTTCCAGTTTAAAATAAGTAATGTTTTTTTATGCTTTTTATGATGACTGCCATCCCACTTGTAGGTCATTTGTGTACTTGTTAGAAGCAGTATGTTGCATACATCTACATCAATCTTTCATAGTTAATCTTCATGATAACCATATCAGAACAATATGAAATCGattacttttgtttatgttgattattttattttttttggttgaaaattattttttatttatgttgacaactttgtttatgttggtaaaatacaataaatgattaaaaaacaatgaagtagcttctgaagattttatATACACGTAAAAAAGAGTTGTATATATAATCAAGGTAGTCATGATCTTTTGCACAAGGTACAGTATCTACATTCTGTTTGTAATTTGTATTCTTTTAAGGGTTCCCTGGGCATCATTCTGAAGCCATGGATAAACATTTACATGCCCTTGACCATCTTCATCAGAATCTACATTGATAATGTCATCCAATCTGTCATTctgtaaaatacatatattgtgAAGTATGCATGTACAAACTACAGTTTGACACAtatccatttcttttttaatattgagATACTTGAGTCTTCTAAAGCGTCCTTTCAGTAATGCAAATGCACGTTCGATAACTTGTCTTTTAGAGGACAACTGCAAGTTGTAGCGTCGTTGTTGTTGGTTCAAATGGCCATTATCGCGGTAAGGCGTAAGAAGCCACTGTTTGAGGGGGTATGCTGCATCTCCTAAAATATGGTAGCGTCCATGTGCACATTTTTCGAATCCAGCTTCCCAGAGATTAGAATTTCTTAGTACTTAAGCATCATGTACCCTTCCAGGCCAACCAACATTAATATCTGTAAACAGTAGATCATTTTTACAAACACCCTGAAGTATGATGGAATGGAACTTTTTTCTGTTATAATAAGAACTGGCATTCTGTAATGGTGCTTCGATTGGTATATGGCAACCATCGATGGCTCCAATCACACCTGGAAAATTATATGCCCCCATTTCATCAAATTCTCTTGCAATGTTGGGAAAATCTGCTACATCTGGccattttatacatttgttgaaaaaagtaTCAATCACAGCCATTATAACCTGCTTTTTGCTCTTAAGAAAACAGTGTTCACTTACACCAAAGCGGTCACTAAGTTCGCAAATAGTTTCTTGAGATGCCAGGTACCTTAAGgtcattagaatttttttctccaacAGAATTTGGGGTCTTCCACCAGAAACAATCCGTGTACTTAATGTTAGATGAAGAGCAAGATTTTCACATAAAAGTTCAAGAGTTTCtctatttactttaaaaaaccGTTTAAAAGAGTCTGGCAGGTAGTTTCTAATTGTTGTCTCATTGTATCACTGAGACTTTATTCTGTCATCTCttacactgaaaaaaaaaaaataaaaaaattaaatataatagttacattaaaattttcgaaatgcaaaaaaaaaaaaaaaaaaaattgctcctGAAATGGCAAGAATATCTTCCAAATCACTCAAtacaagcatttttaaaaataagaattgcAAGATGGAGTGGATCGAATGCCCCTCCTCCATAATACGAtactttaggaatgcatttctaatgagaaaatgaaatttgagagtcagtcgtagagttataaacaagatacaAAGCTAAAAAatctgttacatgtatgtaaacaaggcttatgccctgtttttgttaacataaATTCAATATAGCAGTAAATAATcatttcaagctgatttttcaaTCTTTTAGTTCgctttaagcataaataaacagatcCTATCGTTCATATTatgtctaaaactggaattttagTGATTACATTAATCTTGCGTACATTAAACTTGCTCCTGAAATGGCAAAAATATCTTCCAAATCGTCGTCTTCCTCATCACTTTCAATAACATCATTTATAATGTGTAGGCCTATCGCTCCTACTACAATGGCAGCCATTTTCCGGCTGAAATTTTACTCGTTTCAGAAATCTTGCCGCATCAATGTGATCATGTGATAAAAGTGAACCGGCTCGTCGCCCGGATGTCTGAAACAAGTGCGCCCAATGAAACTCGAGTTGAATGCTTTAACATCAACTCCAGGACCTAGAGCTACAATTTTTCCACCAAATTTCTCGAATGTTTCTGAAATTTCTTCAGACCAGGAAAAGGAGGGCAGGTAAAGACATAAGGAATTAGTTGTTTTTCCCAAAATAATAATTCGTAAAGACAATCTTgaattactgatttttttttttcttcagaaactCAGATTAGTCTGATGTTGAAGAATTCAACAGAAAACTTCAAACAGTTTTTTAAATCCTTCAGAATAAGtaccgtatatccggtaattttcccgatgatctaattttcgctttCTCTGCGACTTCTTTTAGATCGCAAATTattgaatacgcagaaattatatcctatttcatattttataaggaactttttaaatcgcaaaaaatgacagacgcaaattaaataatgttttagatTCTCCatattttcgcaaattttgtcacatgcaaaaaaaacccGGATATAAGGTGTATATAATGCAGCATGAGTCAGTTTTCTCTCTTGTAGTGacaataattacaaaaatatagtCTTTCAATTTGCTTGACAGAAAACTTCACTAGTGAAGATTCTGAGGATTCCTCATTATGACAATACGGTGTGTTTTGACAAAGGTTATCATGACATTTTCAAAATGACAACAATCTCtgaatcatatttataataagtTTTATTACTAATTTAAGAGAGGACACAAACTCAGGCCATGATTGAGGATTCAGAGGATGAGAAAAGTTTTAATGAGGAGTCAGTGGATTTTGATGTTCTACCAGGTCCAGGCGTTAGTAACATTTTAACACAAGAGGATGTTGAAGATCAGCCCTTCATTGTTTATCTGTCACAAATACTGACACTGGCTAAGATGCATTACCTTCAAAATTGTCAAATTAAATCGTGCACTGAACAAGTGTCTGTGGAAAAAGTTGTTGTGAAATCAGCACTTTATTTAACATGGGTATGCGTAAACTATTTTATAAAGTAGTACCATGCCTTAAATGTGTTTAGATTATCAAAAATCATGCACGtattaatttacattaaaatttttgtaGGTTTGTGCTGAAGGACATCAAGTACAGCAATGGTGCCCACAGCCTGTCAGAGGAATGCATCTAGGAGATTTGTTGCTAACTTCTTCTATTTTACTTTCTGGAAGCAATTTTCAGACAGTTTCAATgatcaaattcatgaaatttcatttgatcagcaaaaattctttttacaaaatacagAGAACCTACTTGATTCAAGCTGTTG encodes:
- the LOC109617527 gene encoding LOW QUALITY PROTEIN: putative nuclease HARBI1 (The sequence of the model RefSeq protein was modified relative to this genomic sequence to represent the inferred CDS: substituted 2 bases at 2 genomic stop codons) yields the protein MAAIVVGAIGLHIINDVIESDEEDDDLEDIFAISGASLIVRDDRIKSQXYNETTIRNYLPDSFKRFFKVNRETLELLCENLALHLTLSTRIVSGGRPQILLEKKILMTLRYLASQETICELSDRFGVSEHCFLKSKKQVIMAVIDTFFNKCIKWPDVADFPNIAREFDEMGAYNFPGVIGAIDGCHIPIEAPLQNASSYYNRKKFHSIILQGVCKNDLLFTDINVGWPGRVHDAXVLRNSNLWEAGFEKCAHGRYHILGDAAYPLKQWLLTPYRDNGHLNQQQRRYNLQLSSKRQVIERAFALLKGRFRRLKYLNIKKEMDMCQTVVCTCILHNICILQNDRLDDIINVDSDEDGQGHVNVYPWLQNDAQGTLKRIQITNRM